A part of Prolixibacteraceae bacterium genomic DNA contains:
- a CDS encoding insulinase family protein, which yields MTHIRRFKYLILFSITLLYCSAHHVSAAKQNYLKADNKEISYDVITNKSEDNKASLAIFFDKGANTEMADEKGFTHCLEHMMFQGTTNFPKDSIIRYNESMGGKVGLTFNAYTGASGVTLKIENITLKDNKIPDAYFIFLSDIINNLTLDETTLEEQKKIITEELLLKDNKENKTIQAIQFWKTPDAKEIKESFVLGTQEQIKNITKDKLETFYTKWIKNCNINIVAIGDIDDEETSDKIETYFANVNYGTIFTPIPVSKYKRYDDYPIQVKEFPYHTELYKITSDIPIFIDRTGTDIDIVIKERLLNALLTRRFLTWRKDLSKYYYAFEMQPETSQNGIEVNIKYIPTLGKEIEMHKHLLARLNELYQKGFTASEMRTAKQFIDYSLSHNYIEISNSSILSYYEYYLRNRLVYYSDKELHTYFTVKRARYNVKDINPFFISKANTTPTYLYHIGKTQNKVNLEEVKYFYSSPKDKSIESKNQPKASFDRIKFEKAQIIHTDTIDDQNITIWSLSNNMKVVYKYIKSYTNTLYLNAYKKQTETVLDNLICYAMNQNYGLQNKDFYDELKGYTLQFISSPEYAFIYARIHKTSINKVFQMLTERQNPKNFTVADFEKMKKEYIQHIENFTSIETQIIETADQLTNTKHIAINHELKEIPKVSYHDFMDRYQKHFTDFNNYEFQMIGDIKPKAMRRLIKQYLAMIPKSEKQEISANHISENITQPLLQDSISIKSDLTKQSHIKYRIVSPLKYSLTNKMCAYIYCEIMEQRFSKKLRAEHQLVYTANTGETFLNPFNQTCEIDFDITLQNKNKYKASQLMDLEQKRSITKEEFDIVMKQLEEPLNDYHKDISNFYKIFFNRYFTDHTSYKTPIDIQKEIEQIDYDTLLGWMALWKGKERIIKVYVN from the coding sequence ATGACACATATTAGACGTTTTAAATATCTTATTCTATTTTCAATTACCCTACTATACTGTTCCGCTCATCATGTTTCGGCTGCAAAACAAAACTATTTAAAAGCAGACAACAAAGAGATTAGCTACGATGTAATCACAAACAAATCGGAGGACAACAAAGCCTCCCTAGCCATCTTCTTTGACAAAGGAGCCAATACAGAAATGGCAGATGAAAAAGGATTTACCCACTGCCTTGAGCATATGATGTTCCAAGGAACGACCAACTTCCCTAAAGATTCCATCATCCGATATAACGAATCGATGGGAGGAAAAGTCGGACTTACCTTCAATGCCTACACAGGAGCCAGTGGTGTCACATTAAAGATCGAAAACATCACCTTAAAGGACAACAAGATTCCAGATGCATATTTTATCTTCTTGAGTGATATTATCAATAACCTCACTCTTGACGAAACCACCCTCGAAGAACAAAAAAAGATCATTACCGAGGAGTTGCTCTTAAAAGACAACAAGGAAAACAAAACAATACAAGCCATTCAATTTTGGAAAACTCCGGATGCAAAAGAAATAAAAGAAAGCTTTGTCTTAGGAACACAGGAACAAATCAAAAATATCACAAAAGATAAACTTGAAACATTTTATACCAAATGGATCAAGAACTGCAACATCAACATTGTTGCCATTGGCGACATCGATGACGAAGAAACTTCCGACAAAATAGAGACCTATTTTGCCAATGTAAATTATGGCACCATCTTTACCCCAATCCCGGTTAGTAAATACAAAAGATACGACGACTACCCTATTCAGGTCAAAGAGTTTCCATATCATACTGAGTTGTATAAAATCACCTCGGATATACCTATCTTTATCGACAGAACGGGAACTGATATCGATATTGTGATTAAAGAAAGATTACTCAATGCTCTTTTAACGAGACGTTTTTTGACTTGGAGAAAAGATCTATCCAAGTATTATTACGCCTTCGAAATGCAACCCGAAACTTCACAAAATGGAATAGAAGTAAACATCAAATATATTCCTACGCTAGGCAAAGAAATAGAGATGCATAAACATCTATTGGCAAGGCTAAATGAATTATATCAAAAAGGATTTACTGCGAGCGAAATGCGAACTGCCAAACAATTTATCGACTATAGTCTTTCTCATAACTACATCGAAATAAGCAATAGTTCAATCTTATCTTACTACGAATACTACCTTCGCAATAGACTAGTCTATTATTCAGACAAGGAACTTCACACGTACTTCACCGTAAAAAGAGCCAGATATAATGTAAAGGATATAAACCCATTTTTCATATCTAAAGCAAACACCACGCCAACATATCTATATCATATTGGGAAAACACAAAACAAAGTGAATCTTGAAGAGGTTAAATACTTCTATTCTAGTCCCAAAGACAAATCTATTGAGAGTAAAAATCAACCAAAAGCATCTTTTGATCGTATAAAATTTGAAAAAGCCCAGATCATCCACACAGACACCATTGATGACCAAAATATCACAATATGGTCATTGAGTAACAACATGAAAGTGGTATATAAATACATAAAAAGTTATACCAACACACTATATCTCAACGCATATAAAAAACAGACAGAAACGGTTTTAGACAATCTTATATGCTATGCAATGAATCAGAACTATGGATTACAGAATAAAGATTTCTACGATGAACTTAAGGGCTATACCCTACAATTTATCTCATCACCAGAATATGCTTTCATATATGCAAGAATACATAAAACCAGCATCAACAAAGTCTTTCAGATGTTGACAGAAAGACAAAATCCTAAGAATTTCACAGTAGCTGATTTCGAAAAGATGAAGAAAGAATACATCCAACATATTGAAAACTTCACTTCCATAGAAACTCAAATAATAGAAACTGCAGATCAACTTACAAATACAAAACACATCGCCATAAATCACGAATTGAAAGAAATTCCAAAGGTAAGCTACCACGATTTCATGGACAGATACCAAAAACACTTCACCGACTTTAACAATTATGAGTTTCAGATGATTGGGGACATAAAGCCTAAGGCGATGCGTAGATTGATCAAACAGTATCTTGCCATGATCCCAAAGTCAGAAAAACAAGAAATATCAGCAAACCATATCAGTGAGAATATAACCCAACCACTATTACAAGATAGCATCAGTATCAAAAGTGACTTAACCAAACAATCACACATAAAGTACCGTATTGTTTCTCCTTTAAAATACTCTTTAACAAACAAAATGTGTGCCTACATATACTGCGAAATCATGGAACAACGTTTTTCTAAAAAATTAAGAGCAGAACATCAACTAGTTTACACTGCAAACACCGGTGAAACATTCTTAAACCCATTTAACCAAACCTGTGAAATCGACTTTGATATCACATTACAAAACAAAAACAAGTATAAAGCCAGTCAACTGATGGACTTAGAGCAAAAACGTTCTATCACCAAAGAAGAGTTTGATATAGTCATGAAACAGCTTGAAGAACCACTCAATGATTACCATAAGGATATATCCAATTTCTACAAAATATTCTTCAATCGATATTTTACCGACCATACAAGCTATAAAACACCTATAGACATTCAAAAAGAGATTGAACAAATAGACTATGATACCCTCCTCGGATGGATGGCCCTGTGGAAAGGCAAAGAGAGAATCATTAAAGTATATGTAAACTAG
- a CDS encoding CsgG/HfaB family protein has protein sequence MRKRLFLIALCLFTFSSYAQDVEQTKALKRKVAIGRFSNVTKQSQSIFYDQESDQLGKQASDILAMKLVSSDKFLLIERQDYDKIANELIQTNRLSDTTSTQIGADFLIIGSVTHLGRKTVGNQKLFSSSIKQEVEAGVSLRLVDVSTGLIVFSGEGKGNSTVQDKKVMGFGERADFDATLTDKAISAAINQLVEEIINKCMDMPWKAYILSEEDGSYILSGGASQGIQVGDKYDILKPGKSVKNPQTGMMIQLPGKVIGELQIDMTFGDTPSTEVSMATLVSGDIQKDQLSKYVVIEKK, from the coding sequence ATGAGAAAAAGATTATTCCTTATTGCATTGTGTTTGTTTACATTTAGTAGTTATGCTCAAGATGTGGAACAGACCAAAGCACTGAAGAGAAAAGTGGCTATTGGTCGCTTTTCAAATGTAACGAAACAATCTCAAAGCATTTTTTATGATCAGGAAAGTGATCAGTTAGGTAAACAAGCTTCGGATATCCTTGCAATGAAATTGGTTTCGAGTGATAAGTTTTTGCTGATTGAACGTCAGGACTATGATAAGATCGCAAATGAATTGATCCAAACAAATCGACTATCAGACACTACTTCTACTCAAATAGGAGCTGACTTCTTAATTATTGGTTCCGTAACCCATTTAGGTCGTAAGACTGTAGGTAATCAGAAGTTGTTTTCAAGTAGTATCAAGCAAGAAGTGGAGGCTGGCGTAAGTCTTAGACTTGTGGATGTATCAACTGGTTTGATTGTGTTTAGTGGAGAAGGAAAAGGTAACTCTACGGTGCAAGATAAAAAAGTAATGGGTTTTGGAGAGAGAGCTGATTTTGACGCAACACTTACAGATAAGGCTATTTCAGCAGCGATAAATCAATTGGTGGAAGAGATAATAAATAAGTGTATGGATATGCCATGGAAAGCCTATATTCTTTCTGAAGAGGATGGTTCATATATACTTTCGGGAGGTGCATCACAAGGAATCCAAGTTGGAGATAAATATGATATCTTGAAACCAGGAAAGAGTGTGAAGAATCCACAAACTGGAATGATGATTCAGTTACCAGGGAAAGTTATTGGTGAGCTCCAGATTGATATGACTTTCGGGGATACTCCTTCAACAGAAGTCTCTATGGCGACTTTAGTTTCAGGAGATATACAAAAAGACCAATTGAGTAAATATGTAGTGATTGAAAAGAAATAA
- a CDS encoding DUF4810 domain-containing protein, whose amino-acid sequence MKKILTTILLLSLFASCSVSPYYWGSYEKVTYKYNKNMTPEARANVMENYQSVINYCKQSTSKEVPPGIYADYGYLLIQDGQVDLGKSYMEKEMELYPESKKIVTYLLDRIK is encoded by the coding sequence ATGAAAAAGATCCTAACCACTATTCTTCTTTTATCTTTGTTTGCAAGTTGTTCTGTATCACCTTACTATTGGGGGTCGTATGAGAAAGTGACCTATAAGTACAATAAGAATATGACTCCTGAAGCACGTGCTAATGTGATGGAAAATTATCAATCTGTGATTAATTATTGCAAGCAAAGTACATCTAAAGAGGTGCCCCCTGGAATCTACGCTGATTATGGATATCTTTTAATACAAGATGGTCAAGTCGATTTAGGGAAAAGTTATATGGAGAAAGAGATGGAGTTGTATCCAGAATCAAAAAAGATTGTTACTTACCTGCTAGATAGAATAAAATGA
- a CDS encoding DUF799 domain-containing protein, whose translation MMQTRCFILVVLATIMFYSCAPTNQLGLTRESYEDFYSEHPTSIMIMPPINKSMKVEAKLFFYNTLVQPIVEKGYYIVPFYMGLDILKNESAYDSELLYDKSMKVVKQTWGIDAVLFTTIYEWKKVGTGQVVVDIGYELRSTESDKILYDKRGDVTVNMTSNSGNYFVDLAAIALKTAFAREINVAKSCNKVGLEDMPYGSHNKLYMQDKTKSIGEKNFSVVVSQ comes from the coding sequence ATGATGCAAACAAGATGTTTTATATTGGTTGTTCTCGCCACAATCATGTTCTATAGTTGTGCTCCAACAAATCAGTTAGGCTTAACTCGAGAATCATATGAGGATTTTTATTCAGAACACCCTACAAGTATAATGATTATGCCGCCAATCAATAAATCCATGAAGGTGGAGGCAAAATTGTTTTTCTACAATACATTGGTTCAACCCATTGTAGAAAAGGGATATTATATTGTACCATTCTATATGGGCTTAGATATTCTAAAGAATGAGAGTGCTTATGATTCAGAACTATTATATGACAAGTCAATGAAAGTTGTGAAGCAGACATGGGGTATTGATGCTGTCCTTTTTACCACAATATATGAGTGGAAAAAAGTGGGTACAGGTCAAGTCGTGGTCGATATAGGCTATGAGTTAAGATCTACTGAATCAGATAAGATTCTCTATGATAAACGAGGGGATGTGACGGTCAATATGACCAGTAATTCGGGTAACTATTTTGTAGATTTGGCTGCTATCGCACTAAAAACTGCATTTGCGAGAGAGATTAATGTTGCTAAGTCTTGTAATAAAGTCGGCCTAGAAGATATGCCGTACGGTTCGCACAATAAGTTGTATATGCAAGATAAGACAAAATCTATTGGTGAAAAGAATTTTTCTGTAGTCGTTTCACAATAG
- a CDS encoding SDR family NAD(P)-dependent oxidoreductase, translating into MKTTRITNKFKRMLLGGWRQGANTPICPDTPRLDGKIVAITGGNRGIGYETVKGLSERGAEVIVLSRNLKKTEATVRELPSTVHSVKLDLEDILQIPSAVREINKILNGRYIDILINNAGIAVKGPCQVSPQGFEKTFAVNVLGHHILFRLCHQRGLLADSAKIISVTGDIYIQADDCTVDYKYRGTSGMAAYSRSKIGLMWWAYQCLDHHPNYQVNLVHPGIVPSGLGNDENSLLVKIMGKLFVTSKLGAQMSLICATQEDIENGAYYHNTLGKMILPKDDVALDQKRALKMWNELEQIFDSYIIAY; encoded by the coding sequence ATGAAGACAACTCGAATTACCAATAAATTTAAGCGAATGCTTCTAGGAGGTTGGAGACAAGGGGCCAATACACCAATTTGCCCTGATACTCCTAGGTTAGATGGAAAGATTGTTGCAATAACAGGAGGTAACAGAGGAATCGGGTATGAGACAGTAAAAGGCTTGTCCGAAAGAGGGGCAGAGGTTATCGTTCTTTCGAGAAACCTAAAAAAGACAGAGGCTACAGTAAGAGAGCTCCCATCAACGGTTCATTCTGTGAAACTAGATCTTGAAGATATCTTACAGATTCCATCAGCTGTAAGAGAGATTAATAAGATATTGAATGGTCGTTATATTGATATTCTTATCAATAATGCTGGCATAGCAGTGAAAGGTCCTTGTCAAGTTTCTCCACAGGGGTTTGAGAAGACATTTGCAGTTAATGTATTAGGACATCATATCCTATTTAGATTATGTCATCAGAGAGGACTTTTGGCTGATTCGGCTAAGATTATATCGGTAACAGGGGATATATATATTCAAGCAGATGATTGTACTGTTGATTATAAATATCGTGGTACTAGTGGCATGGCTGCGTATAGTAGAAGTAAAATTGGGTTAATGTGGTGGGCTTATCAGTGTTTAGATCATCACCCTAACTATCAAGTGAATCTAGTGCATCCAGGTATTGTTCCATCTGGTTTAGGAAATGATGAAAATTCATTGCTAGTGAAAATAATGGGAAAGCTATTTGTCACTTCCAAATTAGGAGCACAAATGAGTTTAATCTGTGCCACGCAAGAAGATATTGAGAATGGAGCATACTATCATAATACATTGGGAAAGATGATTCTACCCAAAGATGATGTGGCATTAGATCAAAAAAGAGCGTTAAAGATGTGGAACGAGTTAGAACAAATATTTGATTCCTATATTATAGCTTATTAA
- a CDS encoding MBL fold metallo-hydrolase, with protein sequence MARIKRGKIVMIIIIVVFVFFGGVFLWLSYAPQFGGAITEKYKERYRNTPHYKGDQFVNTKKIESHIKFSFKDFREGIGELISPSNVTKPKSNLQINAMDSMSLANHRKGSRLFWFGHSTLLLQTGTKNILMDPMFGEVPSPVSWVGTSRFNTELPIEIEKLPKIDAVVISHDHYDHLDYGSILKLKDKVKMFYVPLGVGVHLERWGVNKERIVELDWWDSVVEDGVAFRCMPSQHFSGRKVNTNNSTLWCSWIIQSEEANVYFSGDGGYSTHFKQIGEKYGPFDIALVECGQYNEKWPYIHMFPEQSVQAGIDVQAKVILPIHWGAFSLSQHDWNEPVKRFVEEANRLKANYVIPFIGESVDIQPPNETKQNIEWWKKL encoded by the coding sequence ATGGCAAGAATAAAGAGAGGGAAGATCGTGATGATTATAATAATAGTAGTGTTCGTTTTTTTTGGTGGAGTATTCCTTTGGCTATCTTATGCTCCTCAGTTTGGCGGAGCTATCACAGAGAAGTATAAAGAGAGATATCGTAATACACCACATTATAAGGGTGATCAATTTGTTAACACAAAGAAGATTGAGTCACATATAAAGTTTAGTTTCAAAGATTTTAGAGAGGGTATTGGTGAATTAATATCTCCGAGTAATGTGACAAAGCCAAAGTCTAATTTGCAAATAAATGCAATGGATTCAATGTCATTAGCAAACCATCGTAAAGGTTCGAGACTGTTTTGGTTTGGACACTCTACATTGTTGTTGCAAACGGGAACAAAGAATATCTTAATGGACCCGATGTTTGGAGAGGTTCCTTCTCCTGTTAGTTGGGTTGGAACATCTCGTTTTAATACGGAATTGCCTATCGAGATTGAGAAACTTCCGAAGATCGATGCCGTAGTAATTTCTCATGATCACTATGACCACTTAGATTATGGTTCGATATTGAAGTTGAAGGATAAGGTGAAGATGTTCTATGTGCCATTAGGGGTAGGTGTTCATTTGGAGAGATGGGGTGTTAATAAAGAGCGAATTGTTGAGCTTGATTGGTGGGATAGCGTTGTCGAAGATGGAGTTGCTTTCCGATGTATGCCTTCTCAACATTTCTCTGGACGTAAGGTGAATACCAATAATAGTACTTTATGGTGTTCGTGGATTATTCAATCTGAAGAGGCGAATGTCTATTTTAGTGGTGATGGTGGATATAGTACCCATTTTAAGCAGATTGGGGAGAAGTATGGTCCGTTTGATATCGCATTAGTCGAGTGTGGTCAGTACAATGAGAAGTGGCCTTACATACACATGTTTCCAGAACAGAGTGTACAAGCAGGAATAGATGTACAAGCAAAAGTGATATTGCCAATTCACTGGGGCGCTTTCAGTTTATCACAACATGATTGGAATGAACCTGTAAAGCGTTTTGTAGAAGAGGCGAATCGTTTAAAAGCAAATTATGTGATTCCATTTATAGGGGAATCTGTTGATATACAACCACCCAATGAGACGAAACAGAACATTGAGTGGTGGAAAAAACTCTAG
- a CDS encoding aldo/keto reductase — protein sequence MSEFYQKDDLKLSRLGLGCMRMSTNLDSSRKESLATIREAVDLGVNLIDTGDFYGEGGHNEKLIGEALKDIPRDDVFLSVKYGTFNNLMKGLDSVDVGPTNVKKYVTSSLKNLGVDSIDLYQPARVDIGIPIEDTIGALVELVDAGYIRHIGLSQVDSETLRKANAIHPIKLVELEYSIVNKSIESDLLPTARELGIGVVAFGAMGFGKLSQNGSESDILIKTINDISKEKDITFSQLVHAWLYNRGEDIIPLIGSRTRDQFDDTFQCKNITFSKDENDRINRAFQGSSITGPGMPNFIIKNGKLVR from the coding sequence ATGAGTGAATTTTATCAAAAAGATGATTTGAAGCTATCTAGACTTGGTTTAGGTTGTATGAGAATGTCTACAAACCTCGATTCGAGTAGAAAAGAGAGCCTTGCAACTATAAGAGAAGCTGTTGACTTAGGAGTTAACCTAATTGATACCGGAGATTTCTATGGTGAAGGTGGACATAATGAGAAACTTATTGGAGAAGCATTGAAGGATATTCCACGTGATGATGTTTTCTTATCGGTGAAATACGGAACATTTAATAACCTAATGAAAGGGTTGGATTCTGTCGACGTTGGACCGACAAATGTAAAGAAGTATGTTACATCATCATTAAAGAACTTAGGGGTTGATTCTATCGACTTGTATCAGCCTGCACGTGTAGATATAGGGATACCCATTGAAGATACAATAGGAGCCTTGGTCGAATTGGTTGATGCTGGATATATTCGACATATCGGACTCTCTCAAGTTGATAGTGAGACGTTGAGAAAAGCAAATGCAATACATCCTATCAAATTAGTAGAATTAGAATATTCAATTGTAAATAAGAGTATTGAGTCAGATCTTCTTCCAACAGCAAGAGAGCTGGGCATTGGTGTTGTTGCATTTGGTGCAATGGGATTTGGTAAACTGTCGCAAAACGGTAGTGAATCGGATATTCTAATAAAAACGATAAACGATATTTCAAAAGAGAAAGATATCACATTCTCACAGTTGGTTCATGCCTGGTTATATAATAGGGGAGAGGATATTATTCCGTTAATTGGATCAAGAACTAGAGATCAATTTGATGATACATTTCAGTGTAAAAACATCACATTCTCTAAGGATGAAAATGATCGTATTAATAGAGCGTTTCAAGGTAGTAGCATAACGGGACCAGGCATGCCAAACTTTATAATTAAAAATGGGAAACTAGTTAGATAG
- a CDS encoding TMEM175 family protein: MNKKRLENFSDGVIAILMTVLVMSLKAPIDYDTNDYSFVELLRLYIPQLIPYAVSFLVISVQLINHHVLLGKMHEVDNTFVWLNLLFLFSLSLIVFPTALFGYHQNKEASTTLLILAFLFKGFVYRLVKYYVVLKSNLYRRDSDSCNSRRNIFINAVIDPLIEVIALIFIQYNYMISLGIIFIMTLRSISPSKRV; encoded by the coding sequence TTGAATAAGAAACGATTAGAAAATTTTAGTGATGGAGTGATAGCCATTTTAATGACAGTATTAGTCATGTCATTAAAGGCTCCCATCGATTATGATACGAACGATTACTCATTTGTAGAGCTGTTGAGGTTATATATCCCTCAGCTGATTCCTTACGCAGTAAGCTTTTTGGTTATTTCAGTACAACTGATCAATCATCATGTACTACTTGGAAAAATGCATGAGGTCGACAATACTTTTGTATGGTTAAACTTATTATTCCTGTTTTCCTTATCACTGATTGTCTTCCCAACAGCGCTATTTGGGTATCATCAAAATAAAGAAGCATCGACAACTTTACTTATTCTAGCTTTCCTGTTTAAGGGCTTTGTATATAGGCTTGTTAAGTACTATGTTGTTTTAAAGAGTAATTTATATAGGAGAGATAGTGACTCCTGCAATTCTAGACGAAATATATTCATCAATGCTGTTATTGATCCCCTGATTGAGGTGATTGCCTTGATCTTCATACAGTATAATTACATGATCTCATTAGGAATAATATTCATCATGACATTACGTTCGATATCTCCGTCTAAAAGAGTTTAA
- a CDS encoding DUF5686 and carboxypeptidase regulatory-like domain-containing protein — protein sequence MLKYIILLTTFLYILKINGQQYTRISGIVIDKDTKDPLPLVNLQIKGSNFGTTTNNEGEFKLSLPSSVDTIIVSAIGYKTVTYTAHHKVAVLNSITIQLTSDIIGLSEVKVTPKENPALQIIRNISKHRKQNDPNRISNISYNSHTKMMATITNLSKFIRNNILFRNHQGIFIKNDDSLQSRELPVLLIERDDYFFRQENPEIDYHKKIKEEKRALDFMNEMDINLIASQITSGIDLYRRQITLFSKQLLNPVHQGSLNYYHYHITDSLYTDNGWVYTISFVPKQQNSSLFSGQVRVIEDSWALLDIELILLGTKQINLINNLKFHQSYASINDSTMFCRTKRLDINFELFDKKKSFLAPKEKIHFTQIDSYGNVHITDRKVTIDDLKNEHLNQPLVAIDSIYIESNEIRDRQVANSLDSLNNHWLVKTGNFFAKMNLTGYIEGKYIDFGPYNKWISQNKIEGLRLNANFRTSEGFIKNTMVTGQIGYGFTDNKIKYATGVTFKTNPDKWRFISLNVKDDFVNIGDNGDVSLLNENTRDQIDYSLVAREEIDKLVRDQEVKLGVIHEWKQGITSTLDIARHKTYSGLYVPFYSRNNQFIPYYYNNEMSLTTRFSWDQDVDQLYFQRYYFNSVFPVINFKCTIGNYELSDNQSGNYLKLRATYKHQFNIGLTTLKYAAEAGYLWGDVPFTLLEVHRGNPSFLYAYYNYNSMNSMEFASTQFANLFIDYHINGILLKHLPLIGKLDWRETVSAKILHGNLDYTQLAGLMMPMELKSLNNEPFVELGVGVGNIFQFLRVEGIYRATHQYEKMENNFGVRFRAEMSF from the coding sequence ATGTTGAAGTATATAATTCTTTTGACTACGTTTCTTTATATTTTAAAAATCAATGGGCAACAGTATACCCGAATATCAGGTATCGTTATTGATAAAGATACAAAGGACCCACTTCCTTTAGTGAACCTTCAGATAAAGGGGAGTAATTTCGGAACGACTACTAATAATGAAGGAGAGTTTAAATTGTCTCTTCCATCTAGTGTTGACACCATTATTGTTTCAGCGATAGGCTATAAAACTGTAACATATACCGCTCATCATAAAGTAGCAGTTTTGAACTCTATCACAATTCAACTTACCTCAGATATTATCGGACTTTCGGAGGTAAAAGTGACTCCCAAAGAGAATCCTGCACTTCAGATAATTAGAAATATAAGCAAACATAGGAAACAGAATGATCCAAACAGGATTTCTAACATCTCTTATAATAGTCACACTAAAATGATGGCTACCATTACCAACCTCTCAAAGTTTATAAGAAATAATATATTGTTTCGTAACCATCAAGGCATATTTATTAAAAATGATGATAGTCTACAGAGTCGAGAACTTCCAGTTCTATTGATTGAAAGAGACGACTACTTCTTTCGTCAAGAGAACCCGGAGATAGACTACCATAAGAAGATTAAAGAAGAGAAGCGCGCATTAGATTTTATGAATGAGATGGATATTAATCTTATTGCCAGTCAGATAACTTCTGGCATAGATCTGTATCGTCGTCAGATCACATTATTCAGTAAACAGCTACTAAATCCTGTTCATCAGGGCAGTCTCAACTACTATCATTATCACATTACCGATAGTTTATATACCGACAATGGTTGGGTATATACCATTTCGTTTGTACCAAAACAGCAGAACTCTTCTCTGTTTTCGGGGCAAGTACGAGTGATCGAAGATTCGTGGGCCCTTTTAGATATTGAATTAATCCTCTTAGGAACCAAACAGATAAATTTAATTAACAACCTTAAATTTCACCAATCATACGCATCTATTAATGATTCGACGATGTTCTGTCGAACCAAACGTTTAGATATAAATTTTGAACTCTTCGATAAAAAGAAGAGTTTCTTGGCACCCAAAGAGAAGATCCATTTTACTCAAATAGATTCCTATGGTAATGTGCATATCACCGATCGGAAGGTAACGATAGACGATCTGAAAAATGAGCATTTAAACCAACCATTGGTGGCGATAGACTCTATCTATATTGAAAGCAATGAGATAAGAGATAGGCAAGTGGCTAACTCTCTAGACTCTTTGAATAACCATTGGTTGGTAAAGACGGGTAACTTCTTTGCAAAGATGAACTTAACCGGTTATATTGAAGGAAAGTATATCGACTTTGGCCCTTACAACAAGTGGATAAGTCAAAATAAAATTGAAGGGCTACGATTGAATGCAAACTTCCGTACAAGCGAGGGCTTCATCAAGAATACAATGGTCACAGGTCAAATAGGTTATGGATTTACCGACAACAAGATCAAATATGCAACAGGAGTAACATTTAAGACAAATCCCGATAAATGGCGATTCATATCATTAAATGTAAAGGATGATTTTGTGAATATTGGGGACAATGGAGACGTCAGTTTATTAAATGAGAATACTAGAGATCAGATTGACTACTCTCTTGTTGCTCGTGAAGAGATCGATAAATTGGTTCGTGATCAAGAGGTCAAACTAGGGGTTATACATGAATGGAAACAGGGGATTACGTCGACCTTAGATATCGCTAGACACAAAACGTATTCTGGGCTATATGTTCCCTTCTATTCGAGGAATAATCAATTTATCCCATATTACTATAATAACGAGATGTCTTTAACGACACGTTTTAGTTGGGATCAAGATGTCGATCAACTATATTTCCAACGCTATTACTTTAACTCAGTATTTCCTGTAATTAACTTTAAATGCACCATTGGCAACTATGAATTATCAGATAATCAAAGCGGTAATTATTTGAAACTAAGAGCTACATATAAACATCAGTTTAATATTGGATTAACTACTTTGAAATATGCTGCTGAAGCAGGTTATTTATGGGGAGATGTTCCATTTACACTCTTAGAGGTTCATCGTGGAAATCCATCCTTCCTATATGCATATTATAACTACAACTCCATGAATAGTATGGAGTTTGCAAGCACACAGTTTGCCAACCTGTTTATCGATTATCATATCAATGGCATCCTGCTTAAACATCTACCCTTAATTGGAAAGCTAGATTGGCGAGAGACCGTCTCTGCGAAGATATTACACGGAAACTTAGACTACACTCAATTGGCTGGACTTATGATGCCTATGGAGCTTAAATCACTCAATAATGAGCCATTTGTTGAGCTAGGAGTAGGTGTCGGTAATATTTTTCAGTTCTTGAGAGTCGAGGGGATCTACAGAGCGACCCATCAATATGAAAAGATGGAAAACAACTTTGGAGTACGCTTTAGAGCCGAGATGTCATTCTAA